A DNA window from Solanum lycopersicum chromosome 3, SLM_r2.1 contains the following coding sequences:
- the LOC101255780 gene encoding uncharacterized protein isoform X1, whose protein sequence is MTELYRVKSCQNPLCRVFSSLSLLSAAFSSPTISNSLSIYLRDSSLFIIAGSLLRSIFTQILLLSFCGHFFHGEGEAKIPSYIIHYRRFGTQVVEAYLVSGNQRILETVSLTWHAVLLERRKEQCLLVALASDDGTVLTVDISAKLVRWRKDGALPSGAAGLFFVGKGRRVNAVAANGLVLEMNSETGEVNKEFKVSKKSISSVAHSTDQKIIAVASDKLRFLSPESGKELLKFSPDSATAQHIWLSNDAQFAITVGFGEKQLQVWKLDFGNRAADYGHVVSMKHPPVMVECRNKCKGEDGMVVLATSEKGVCYVWNFESVTDEAAKPIKISVKPSKGETDGKARKNLLPVIAARLHALDRDAHLRALIAYGSVESPEFTSVGISNPGEDIVIAAGDQTEKAVASVQENGHAKKGGDMEVEGANLIQRSKVTNKRPASDLDVTGEATITDNGNGEPIDGVQIDDFSEPTMGEKLAMLHLEDNSEDKSNKNLEFALQKKPPSADSVHVLLKQALHADDRALLIDCLYRQDEKVIANSVSLLNPSDVLKLLQSLLSIIQSRGAVLACALPWLRSLLLQHASGIMSQESSLLALNSLYQLIDARLSTLHQALQLSSSLELLHAGTIDDGDDEEDGAIQPIIYEDNDDSEEEGSEVTMETESIPDVEEPEAFSDVSDREGSDGMSE, encoded by the exons ATGACTGAACTTTATCGCGTTAAATCTTGCCAAAACCCTCTCTGCCGAGTCTTCTCCTCCCTTTCTCTTCTTTCAGCAGCGTTTTCTTCCCCGACAATATCAAATAGTCTCTCTATTTATCTGCGTGAttcttctctcttcattatcGCAGGCTCGCTACTTCGTTCCATTTTTACTCAGATTCTGTTGTTATCTTTCTGCGGCCATTTTTTTCATGGCGAGGGAGAAGCTAAAATCCCTAGTTACATCATTCACTACCGGCG GTTTGGAACACAAGTAGTGGAAGCTTATTTGGTCAGTGGAAACCAGAGAATTCTGGAGACAGTTTCTCTTACATGGCATGCTGTATTATTGGAAAGAAG AAAAGAACAATGTCTATTAGTAGCTCTTGCCTCAGATGATGGAACTGTTTTAACAGTTGACATTTCTGCTAAATTGGTAAGGTGGAGAAAAGATGGAGCCCTTCCtag CGGAGCTGCTGGTCTGTTTTTTGTGGGCAAAGGTCGCAGGGTTAATGCTGTTGCTGCGAATGGTTTAGTACTTGAGATGAACTCCGAAACTGGAGAAGTCAACAAAGAGTTCAAAGTGTCAAAGAAGTCCATTTCTTCAGTAGCTCATTCAACTG ACCAGAAAATTATAGCTGTGGCCAGTGATAAGTTGCGATTTCTAAGTCCAGAAAGCGGGAAAGAGTTGCTGAAGTTTTCTCCTGATTCA GCTACTGCACAACATATTTGGCTATCTAATGATGCTCAATTTGCTATTACTGTGGGGTTTGGCGAGAAACAACTTCAAGTGtggaaacttgattttgggaaTAGGGCTGCAGATTATGGGCATGTTGTTTCCATGAAACATCCTCCTGTAATGGTTGAATGCAGGAATAAGTGCAAGGGAGAAGATGGTATGGTTGTCCTTGCAACATCAGAGAAAGGTGTTTGTTATGTTTGGAACTTTGAGTCCGTTACTGATGAAGCTGCAAAGCCAATTAAGATCTCAGTAAAACCCAGCAAAGGGGAAACAGATGGAAAAGCTAGAAAGAATCTTTTGCCCGTAATCGCTGCAAGATTGCATGCTTTAGATAGAGATGCACATTTAAGAGCCTTGATTGCTTATGGTTCTGTTGAATCCCCAGAGTTTACATCAGTAGGCATTTCAAATCCAGGGGAGGATATCGTCATAGCAGCAGGGGACCAGACCGAAAAAGCGGTTGCTTCAGTTCAAGAAAACGGCCATGCCAAAAAAG GTGGAGATATGGAAGTTGAAGGTGCTAACTTAATCCAGAGAAGCAAAGTGACAAACAAACGACCAGCATCTGATCTGGATGTTACTGGTGAAGCGACTATTACAGATAATG GTAATGGTGAACCTATTGACGGAGTTCAGATTGATGATTTTAGCGAGCCAACCATGGGCGAGAAACTCGCGATGCTCCATTTGGAAGACAACAGTGAAGATAAAAGCAACAAGAATCTAGAATTTGCTCTTCAAAAGAAGCCTCCAAGTGCTGATTCAGTTCATGTTCTGCTGAAGCAAGCACTTCACGCTGATGATCGAGCACTTTTGATAGATTGCTTATACAGACAGGATGAGAAG GTCATTGCAAATTCAGTCTCTCTTTTAAATCCTTCAGATGTTCTCAAGCTTTTACAGTCACTCTTATCAATTATCCAGTCAAG GGGTGCTGTATTGGCTTGTGCCCTTCCTTGGCTGCGAAGTTTGCTTCTCCAACACGCTAGTGGAATAATGTCCCAAGAATCCTCTTTGCTTGCACTCAACTCTTTATATCAG CTTATTGATGCCAGACTTTCAACTCTCCACCAAGCCCTTCAGTTATCGAGCTCCTTAGAATTGCTTCACGCAGGG ACtattgatgatggtgatgatgaagaagatggtGCCATACAGCCCATCATATATGAAGATAACGATGACAGTGAGGAGGAGGGTTCTGAAGTTACTATGGAAACAGAAAGCATCCCAGATGTTGAGGAACCCGAAGCTTTCAGCGACGTTAGTGATCGCGAAGGAAGTGATGGCATGAGCGAGTGA
- the LOC101255780 gene encoding uncharacterized protein isoform X2 translates to MAREKLKSLVTSFTTGGEYLAVLSPDGTVRVWNTSSGSLFGQWKPENSGDSFSYMACCIIGKKHRKEQCLLVALASDDGTVLTVDISAKLVRWRKDGALPSGAAGLFFVGKGRRVNAVAANGLVLEMNSETGEVNKEFKVSKKSISSVAHSTDQKIIAVASDKLRFLSPESGKELLKFSPDSATAQHIWLSNDAQFAITVGFGEKQLQVWKLDFGNRAADYGHVVSMKHPPVMVECRNKCKGEDGMVVLATSEKGVCYVWNFESVTDEAAKPIKISVKPSKGETDGKARKNLLPVIAARLHALDRDAHLRALIAYGSVESPEFTSVGISNPGEDIVIAAGDQTEKAVASVQENGHAKKGGDMEVEGANLIQRSKVTNKRPASDLDVTGEATITDNGNGEPIDGVQIDDFSEPTMGEKLAMLHLEDNSEDKSNKNLEFALQKKPPSADSVHVLLKQALHADDRALLIDCLYRQDEKVIANSVSLLNPSDVLKLLQSLLSIIQSRGAVLACALPWLRSLLLQHASGIMSQESSLLALNSLYQLIDARLSTLHQALQLSSSLELLHAGTIDDGDDEEDGAIQPIIYEDNDDSEEEGSEVTMETESIPDVEEPEAFSDVSDREGSDGMSE, encoded by the exons ATGGCGAGGGAGAAGCTAAAATCCCTAGTTACATCATTCACTACCGGCGGTGAGTATCTCGCTGTATTGTCGCCTGATGGAACTGTTAGA GTTTGGAACACAAGTAGTGGAAGCTTATTTGGTCAGTGGAAACCAGAGAATTCTGGAGACAGTTTCTCTTACATGGCATGCTGTATTATTGGAAAGAAG cACAGAAAAGAACAATGTCTATTAGTAGCTCTTGCCTCAGATGATGGAACTGTTTTAACAGTTGACATTTCTGCTAAATTGGTAAGGTGGAGAAAAGATGGAGCCCTTCCtag CGGAGCTGCTGGTCTGTTTTTTGTGGGCAAAGGTCGCAGGGTTAATGCTGTTGCTGCGAATGGTTTAGTACTTGAGATGAACTCCGAAACTGGAGAAGTCAACAAAGAGTTCAAAGTGTCAAAGAAGTCCATTTCTTCAGTAGCTCATTCAACTG ACCAGAAAATTATAGCTGTGGCCAGTGATAAGTTGCGATTTCTAAGTCCAGAAAGCGGGAAAGAGTTGCTGAAGTTTTCTCCTGATTCA GCTACTGCACAACATATTTGGCTATCTAATGATGCTCAATTTGCTATTACTGTGGGGTTTGGCGAGAAACAACTTCAAGTGtggaaacttgattttgggaaTAGGGCTGCAGATTATGGGCATGTTGTTTCCATGAAACATCCTCCTGTAATGGTTGAATGCAGGAATAAGTGCAAGGGAGAAGATGGTATGGTTGTCCTTGCAACATCAGAGAAAGGTGTTTGTTATGTTTGGAACTTTGAGTCCGTTACTGATGAAGCTGCAAAGCCAATTAAGATCTCAGTAAAACCCAGCAAAGGGGAAACAGATGGAAAAGCTAGAAAGAATCTTTTGCCCGTAATCGCTGCAAGATTGCATGCTTTAGATAGAGATGCACATTTAAGAGCCTTGATTGCTTATGGTTCTGTTGAATCCCCAGAGTTTACATCAGTAGGCATTTCAAATCCAGGGGAGGATATCGTCATAGCAGCAGGGGACCAGACCGAAAAAGCGGTTGCTTCAGTTCAAGAAAACGGCCATGCCAAAAAAG GTGGAGATATGGAAGTTGAAGGTGCTAACTTAATCCAGAGAAGCAAAGTGACAAACAAACGACCAGCATCTGATCTGGATGTTACTGGTGAAGCGACTATTACAGATAATG GTAATGGTGAACCTATTGACGGAGTTCAGATTGATGATTTTAGCGAGCCAACCATGGGCGAGAAACTCGCGATGCTCCATTTGGAAGACAACAGTGAAGATAAAAGCAACAAGAATCTAGAATTTGCTCTTCAAAAGAAGCCTCCAAGTGCTGATTCAGTTCATGTTCTGCTGAAGCAAGCACTTCACGCTGATGATCGAGCACTTTTGATAGATTGCTTATACAGACAGGATGAGAAG GTCATTGCAAATTCAGTCTCTCTTTTAAATCCTTCAGATGTTCTCAAGCTTTTACAGTCACTCTTATCAATTATCCAGTCAAG GGGTGCTGTATTGGCTTGTGCCCTTCCTTGGCTGCGAAGTTTGCTTCTCCAACACGCTAGTGGAATAATGTCCCAAGAATCCTCTTTGCTTGCACTCAACTCTTTATATCAG CTTATTGATGCCAGACTTTCAACTCTCCACCAAGCCCTTCAGTTATCGAGCTCCTTAGAATTGCTTCACGCAGGG ACtattgatgatggtgatgatgaagaagatggtGCCATACAGCCCATCATATATGAAGATAACGATGACAGTGAGGAGGAGGGTTCTGAAGTTACTATGGAAACAGAAAGCATCCCAGATGTTGAGGAACCCGAAGCTTTCAGCGACGTTAGTGATCGCGAAGGAAGTGATGGCATGAGCGAGTGA
- the LOC101255780 gene encoding uncharacterized protein isoform X3, which yields MELLEFGTQVVEAYLVSGNQRILETVSLTWHAVLLERRKEQCLLVALASDDGTVLTVDISAKLVRWRKDGALPSGAAGLFFVGKGRRVNAVAANGLVLEMNSETGEVNKEFKVSKKSISSVAHSTDQKIIAVASDKLRFLSPESGKELLKFSPDSATAQHIWLSNDAQFAITVGFGEKQLQVWKLDFGNRAADYGHVVSMKHPPVMVECRNKCKGEDGMVVLATSEKGVCYVWNFESVTDEAAKPIKISVKPSKGETDGKARKNLLPVIAARLHALDRDAHLRALIAYGSVESPEFTSVGISNPGEDIVIAAGDQTEKAVASVQENGHAKKGGDMEVEGANLIQRSKVTNKRPASDLDVTGEATITDNGNGEPIDGVQIDDFSEPTMGEKLAMLHLEDNSEDKSNKNLEFALQKKPPSADSVHVLLKQALHADDRALLIDCLYRQDEKVIANSVSLLNPSDVLKLLQSLLSIIQSRGAVLACALPWLRSLLLQHASGIMSQESSLLALNSLYQLIDARLSTLHQALQLSSSLELLHAGTIDDGDDEEDGAIQPIIYEDNDDSEEEGSEVTMETESIPDVEEPEAFSDVSDREGSDGMSE from the exons ATGGAACTGTTAGA GTTTGGAACACAAGTAGTGGAAGCTTATTTGGTCAGTGGAAACCAGAGAATTCTGGAGACAGTTTCTCTTACATGGCATGCTGTATTATTGGAAAGAAG AAAAGAACAATGTCTATTAGTAGCTCTTGCCTCAGATGATGGAACTGTTTTAACAGTTGACATTTCTGCTAAATTGGTAAGGTGGAGAAAAGATGGAGCCCTTCCtag CGGAGCTGCTGGTCTGTTTTTTGTGGGCAAAGGTCGCAGGGTTAATGCTGTTGCTGCGAATGGTTTAGTACTTGAGATGAACTCCGAAACTGGAGAAGTCAACAAAGAGTTCAAAGTGTCAAAGAAGTCCATTTCTTCAGTAGCTCATTCAACTG ACCAGAAAATTATAGCTGTGGCCAGTGATAAGTTGCGATTTCTAAGTCCAGAAAGCGGGAAAGAGTTGCTGAAGTTTTCTCCTGATTCA GCTACTGCACAACATATTTGGCTATCTAATGATGCTCAATTTGCTATTACTGTGGGGTTTGGCGAGAAACAACTTCAAGTGtggaaacttgattttgggaaTAGGGCTGCAGATTATGGGCATGTTGTTTCCATGAAACATCCTCCTGTAATGGTTGAATGCAGGAATAAGTGCAAGGGAGAAGATGGTATGGTTGTCCTTGCAACATCAGAGAAAGGTGTTTGTTATGTTTGGAACTTTGAGTCCGTTACTGATGAAGCTGCAAAGCCAATTAAGATCTCAGTAAAACCCAGCAAAGGGGAAACAGATGGAAAAGCTAGAAAGAATCTTTTGCCCGTAATCGCTGCAAGATTGCATGCTTTAGATAGAGATGCACATTTAAGAGCCTTGATTGCTTATGGTTCTGTTGAATCCCCAGAGTTTACATCAGTAGGCATTTCAAATCCAGGGGAGGATATCGTCATAGCAGCAGGGGACCAGACCGAAAAAGCGGTTGCTTCAGTTCAAGAAAACGGCCATGCCAAAAAAG GTGGAGATATGGAAGTTGAAGGTGCTAACTTAATCCAGAGAAGCAAAGTGACAAACAAACGACCAGCATCTGATCTGGATGTTACTGGTGAAGCGACTATTACAGATAATG GTAATGGTGAACCTATTGACGGAGTTCAGATTGATGATTTTAGCGAGCCAACCATGGGCGAGAAACTCGCGATGCTCCATTTGGAAGACAACAGTGAAGATAAAAGCAACAAGAATCTAGAATTTGCTCTTCAAAAGAAGCCTCCAAGTGCTGATTCAGTTCATGTTCTGCTGAAGCAAGCACTTCACGCTGATGATCGAGCACTTTTGATAGATTGCTTATACAGACAGGATGAGAAG GTCATTGCAAATTCAGTCTCTCTTTTAAATCCTTCAGATGTTCTCAAGCTTTTACAGTCACTCTTATCAATTATCCAGTCAAG GGGTGCTGTATTGGCTTGTGCCCTTCCTTGGCTGCGAAGTTTGCTTCTCCAACACGCTAGTGGAATAATGTCCCAAGAATCCTCTTTGCTTGCACTCAACTCTTTATATCAG CTTATTGATGCCAGACTTTCAACTCTCCACCAAGCCCTTCAGTTATCGAGCTCCTTAGAATTGCTTCACGCAGGG ACtattgatgatggtgatgatgaagaagatggtGCCATACAGCCCATCATATATGAAGATAACGATGACAGTGAGGAGGAGGGTTCTGAAGTTACTATGGAAACAGAAAGCATCCCAGATGTTGAGGAACCCGAAGCTTTCAGCGACGTTAGTGATCGCGAAGGAAGTGATGGCATGAGCGAGTGA
- the LOC101255780 gene encoding uncharacterized protein isoform X4, producing the protein MACCIIGKKHRKEQCLLVALASDDGTVLTVDISAKLVRWRKDGALPSGAAGLFFVGKGRRVNAVAANGLVLEMNSETGEVNKEFKVSKKSISSVAHSTDQKIIAVASDKLRFLSPESGKELLKFSPDSATAQHIWLSNDAQFAITVGFGEKQLQVWKLDFGNRAADYGHVVSMKHPPVMVECRNKCKGEDGMVVLATSEKGVCYVWNFESVTDEAAKPIKISVKPSKGETDGKARKNLLPVIAARLHALDRDAHLRALIAYGSVESPEFTSVGISNPGEDIVIAAGDQTEKAVASVQENGHAKKGGDMEVEGANLIQRSKVTNKRPASDLDVTGEATITDNGNGEPIDGVQIDDFSEPTMGEKLAMLHLEDNSEDKSNKNLEFALQKKPPSADSVHVLLKQALHADDRALLIDCLYRQDEKVIANSVSLLNPSDVLKLLQSLLSIIQSRGAVLACALPWLRSLLLQHASGIMSQESSLLALNSLYQLIDARLSTLHQALQLSSSLELLHAGTIDDGDDEEDGAIQPIIYEDNDDSEEEGSEVTMETESIPDVEEPEAFSDVSDREGSDGMSE; encoded by the exons ATGGCATGCTGTATTATTGGAAAGAAG cACAGAAAAGAACAATGTCTATTAGTAGCTCTTGCCTCAGATGATGGAACTGTTTTAACAGTTGACATTTCTGCTAAATTGGTAAGGTGGAGAAAAGATGGAGCCCTTCCtag CGGAGCTGCTGGTCTGTTTTTTGTGGGCAAAGGTCGCAGGGTTAATGCTGTTGCTGCGAATGGTTTAGTACTTGAGATGAACTCCGAAACTGGAGAAGTCAACAAAGAGTTCAAAGTGTCAAAGAAGTCCATTTCTTCAGTAGCTCATTCAACTG ACCAGAAAATTATAGCTGTGGCCAGTGATAAGTTGCGATTTCTAAGTCCAGAAAGCGGGAAAGAGTTGCTGAAGTTTTCTCCTGATTCA GCTACTGCACAACATATTTGGCTATCTAATGATGCTCAATTTGCTATTACTGTGGGGTTTGGCGAGAAACAACTTCAAGTGtggaaacttgattttgggaaTAGGGCTGCAGATTATGGGCATGTTGTTTCCATGAAACATCCTCCTGTAATGGTTGAATGCAGGAATAAGTGCAAGGGAGAAGATGGTATGGTTGTCCTTGCAACATCAGAGAAAGGTGTTTGTTATGTTTGGAACTTTGAGTCCGTTACTGATGAAGCTGCAAAGCCAATTAAGATCTCAGTAAAACCCAGCAAAGGGGAAACAGATGGAAAAGCTAGAAAGAATCTTTTGCCCGTAATCGCTGCAAGATTGCATGCTTTAGATAGAGATGCACATTTAAGAGCCTTGATTGCTTATGGTTCTGTTGAATCCCCAGAGTTTACATCAGTAGGCATTTCAAATCCAGGGGAGGATATCGTCATAGCAGCAGGGGACCAGACCGAAAAAGCGGTTGCTTCAGTTCAAGAAAACGGCCATGCCAAAAAAG GTGGAGATATGGAAGTTGAAGGTGCTAACTTAATCCAGAGAAGCAAAGTGACAAACAAACGACCAGCATCTGATCTGGATGTTACTGGTGAAGCGACTATTACAGATAATG GTAATGGTGAACCTATTGACGGAGTTCAGATTGATGATTTTAGCGAGCCAACCATGGGCGAGAAACTCGCGATGCTCCATTTGGAAGACAACAGTGAAGATAAAAGCAACAAGAATCTAGAATTTGCTCTTCAAAAGAAGCCTCCAAGTGCTGATTCAGTTCATGTTCTGCTGAAGCAAGCACTTCACGCTGATGATCGAGCACTTTTGATAGATTGCTTATACAGACAGGATGAGAAG GTCATTGCAAATTCAGTCTCTCTTTTAAATCCTTCAGATGTTCTCAAGCTTTTACAGTCACTCTTATCAATTATCCAGTCAAG GGGTGCTGTATTGGCTTGTGCCCTTCCTTGGCTGCGAAGTTTGCTTCTCCAACACGCTAGTGGAATAATGTCCCAAGAATCCTCTTTGCTTGCACTCAACTCTTTATATCAG CTTATTGATGCCAGACTTTCAACTCTCCACCAAGCCCTTCAGTTATCGAGCTCCTTAGAATTGCTTCACGCAGGG ACtattgatgatggtgatgatgaagaagatggtGCCATACAGCCCATCATATATGAAGATAACGATGACAGTGAGGAGGAGGGTTCTGAAGTTACTATGGAAACAGAAAGCATCCCAGATGTTGAGGAACCCGAAGCTTTCAGCGACGTTAGTGATCGCGAAGGAAGTGATGGCATGAGCGAGTGA
- the LOC100750252 gene encoding late embryogenesis abundant protein — translation MSHEQSYKAGETKGQTQVKVGQTLESMKDKAQAAKDKASDTAHSAKGTAHDKTSGAAQATHDKTSGAAQATKDKAAGAAQATKDKTSGAAQATKEKASGAAQATKEKASEMMESAKETAQAGEEKAGGILQQTGQQVRSIAQGAADAVKHTFGMADTDEDPDVTKDKTLNH, via the exons ATGTCTCACGAGCAGAGCTACAAAGCTGGTGAAACCAAGGGTCAAACCCAG GTGAAGGTTGGTCAAACACTGGAAAGCATGAAAGACAAGGCTCAGGCGGCAAAGGATAAGGCTTCCGACACAGCGCATTCCGCCAAAGGAACGGCGCATGATAAGACAAGTGGAGCAGCTCAGGCAACCCATGATAAGACGAGCGGAGCAGCTCAAGCTACTAAGGATAAGGCGGCTGGAGCGGCTCAGGCAACAAAAGATAAGACAAGTGGAGCAGCTCAGGCTACGAAGGAGAAGGCTAGTGGAGCAGCTCAGGCTACAAAAGAGAAGGCTTCAGAAATGATGGAGTCGGCTAAAGAAACGGCTCAAGCTGGTGAAGAGAAAGCTGGGGGAATCCTCCAGCAGACTGGACAACAAGTGAGGAGCATCGCTCAAGGAGCTGCTGATGCTGTGAAGCACACTTTTGGCATGGCTGATACTGATGAAGATCCTGATGTCACAAAAGACAAAACTTTAAATCACTAA
- the LOC101251668 gene encoding uncharacterized protein, producing MAHQGSDNFHSSIQVPGQAQMRREDLLNQPSDIHNQSQSTNLLQETGTQVKNMAQGAAGSAVNMARGAATGAANMAHNAADAVKNTLGMNHPHNTSNISSDNYLNQPGTINFDDDFPTSTTTLPANTNYPINPHNPNTGI from the exons ATGGCACACCAAGGAAGCGACAACTTTCATAGCAGTATCCAAGTCCCCGGCCAAGCTCAG aTGAGAAGGGAAGACTTATTGAACCAACCATCTGACATTCATAACCAAAGCCAATCAACCAACTTGCTTCAAGAG aCGGGTACACAAGTGAAGAACATGGCTCAAGGAGCAGCAGGAAGTGCAGTGAACATGGCTCGAGGAGCTGCAACTGGTGCAGCAAACATGGCACATAACGCAGCTGATGCGGTCAAAAATACTCTCGGAATGAATCATCCACACAACACTAGTAACATTTCTAGTGACAACTATCTTAACCAACCAGGCACTATCAACTTCGATGATGACTTCCCAACCAGTACCACAACCCTCCCAGCCAACACCAATTATCCAATCAACCCACACAATCCGAATACCGGCATTTAA
- the LOC101257553 gene encoding zinc finger CCCH domain-containing protein 12-like isoform X1 encodes MSSLVNNIEISSKCDEYSDKKCGSNFNVECVLKKPIAKDSGMAQEGNRPICTRFQRWGNCSYGERCRYVHTAGGSTYGPLQGGGYDQSYVEEGKSAYRESAAITIVSGGNEVKNKSYSDNVEPKSSVDFRTRMKTRLCNSWERDGSCFFGARCQFAHGRAELQGYGSSNPLVSSSNAGISAPAKKVAPNEVGSSAPAERRFKWNDVRKISQVYGDWIE; translated from the exons ATGAGTAGTCTTGttaataatattgaaatttCTAGTAAATGTGATGAGTATAGTGATAAAAAATGTGGGTCTAATTTTAATGTTGAATGTGTATTGAAGAAACCCATAGCGAAAGATTCAGGAATGGCCCAGGAAGGTAACAGGCCAATATGCACACGATTCCAAAGGTGGGGTAACTGCAGTTATGGTGAAAGGTGCCGTTACGTTCATACTGCTGGTGGGTCTACCTATGGGCCTTTGCAGGGGGGTGGGTATGACCAAAGTTATGTTGAGGAAGGAAAGAGTGCATACCGGGAGAGTGCTGCGATAACCATTGTGTCTGGTGGAAATGAAGTGAAAAATAAGAGTTATTCTGATAATGTGGAACCCAAGAGTTCTGTGGATTTTCGTACAAGGATGAAGACCAGGCTTTGCAACAGCTGGGAAAGGGACGGGAGCTGTTTTTTTGGTGCAAGATGTCAATTTGCTCATGGGAGAGCAG AACTGCAGGGTTATGGTTCCTCCAATCCACTGGTATCGTCGAGCAATGCTGGCATTTCTGCTCCTGCCAAGAAGGTTGCACCCAATGAAGTAGGGTCCAGTGCTCCAGCTGAGCGTAGGTTCAAATGGAATGATGTACGCAAGATCAGCCAGGTCTATGGTGACTGGATTGAGTAG
- the LOC101257553 gene encoding zinc finger CCCH domain-containing protein 12-like isoform X2 gives MAQEGNRPICTRFQRWGNCSYGERCRYVHTAGGSTYGPLQGGGYDQSYVEEGKSAYRESAAITIVSGGNEVKNKSYSDNVEPKSSVDFRTRMKTRLCNSWERDGSCFFGARCQFAHGRAELQGYGSSNPLVSSSNAGISAPAKKVAPNEVGSSAPAERRFKWNDVRKISQVYGDWIE, from the exons ATGGCCCAGGAAGGTAACAGGCCAATATGCACACGATTCCAAAGGTGGGGTAACTGCAGTTATGGTGAAAGGTGCCGTTACGTTCATACTGCTGGTGGGTCTACCTATGGGCCTTTGCAGGGGGGTGGGTATGACCAAAGTTATGTTGAGGAAGGAAAGAGTGCATACCGGGAGAGTGCTGCGATAACCATTGTGTCTGGTGGAAATGAAGTGAAAAATAAGAGTTATTCTGATAATGTGGAACCCAAGAGTTCTGTGGATTTTCGTACAAGGATGAAGACCAGGCTTTGCAACAGCTGGGAAAGGGACGGGAGCTGTTTTTTTGGTGCAAGATGTCAATTTGCTCATGGGAGAGCAG AACTGCAGGGTTATGGTTCCTCCAATCCACTGGTATCGTCGAGCAATGCTGGCATTTCTGCTCCTGCCAAGAAGGTTGCACCCAATGAAGTAGGGTCCAGTGCTCCAGCTGAGCGTAGGTTCAAATGGAATGATGTACGCAAGATCAGCCAGGTCTATGGTGACTGGATTGAGTAG
- the LOC109119793 gene encoding zinc finger CCCH domain-containing protein 39-like: MSTPDNNLEISGKRNEYSGNAECESLKKPIEENSRMAQEGNIPIVPTIHDRQNICRQFKKWGTCPYGEKCCHLHSTDEGEPRESSAIILVNDSQDIGQPKAPVNCTKLKTKLCHQWEMKKRCFYGEKCIFAHGEAEMRSLDSSNPPESRSSADISSLSRNVLATNLESNEKQTIAQAKHRPKLDDLKRNSRIYGDWIE; this comes from the exons ATGAGTACACCTGATAATAATCTTGAAATTTCTGGTAAACGTAATGAGTATTCTGGTAATGCTGAATGTGAATCTTTGAAGAAACCCATAGAGGAAAATTCAAGAATGGCCCAAGAAGGTAACATTCCAATCGTGCCTACGATTCATGATCGTCAAAATATATGCAGACAATTCAAAAAGTGGGGTACCTGCCCTTATGGTGAAAAGTGTTGTCACCTCCATTCTACAGACGAAGGTGAACCCAGGGAGAGCTCTGCAATAATACTTGTGAATGATTCGCAGGACATTGGGCAACCCAAGGCGCCTGTCAATTGTACAAAGCTCAAGACCAAGCTTTGCCACCAGTGGGAAATGAAGAAGAGATGTTTTTATGgtgaaaaatgtatatttgcTCATGGGGAGGCAG AAATGAGGAGTCTTGATTCCTCCAATCCACCGGAATCGCGGAGCAGTGCTGACATTTCTTCTCTATCCAGGAATGTACTCGCCACGAATTTAGAATCCAATGAAAAACAGACCATTGCTCAAGCTAAGCATCGACCCAAGTTGGATGACCTAAAAAGGAACAGCAGAATCTATGGTGACTGGATTGAATAG